A stretch of the Thermus thermophilus genome encodes the following:
- the rpsI gene encoding 30S ribosomal protein S9: protein MEQYYGTGRRKEAVARVFLRPGNGKVTVNGQDFNDYFQGLVRAVAALEPLRAVDALGRFDAYITVRGGGKSGQIDAIKLGIARALVQYNPDYRAKLKPLGFLTRDARVVERKKYGKHKARRAPQYSKR from the coding sequence GCAGTATTACGGCACCGGAAGGCGCAAGGAGGCGGTGGCCAGGGTCTTCCTCAGGCCTGGGAACGGGAAGGTCACCGTGAACGGCCAGGACTTCAACGACTACTTCCAGGGCCTGGTGCGCGCGGTGGCCGCCCTGGAGCCTTTGCGGGCGGTGGACGCCCTGGGCCGCTTTGACGCCTACATCACCGTGCGGGGCGGGGGGAAGAGCGGCCAGATTGACGCCATCAAGCTGGGCATCGCCCGCGCCCTCGTCCAGTACAACCCCGACTACCGGGCGAAGCTCAAGCCCCTGGGCTTCCTCACCCGGGACGCCCGCGTGGTGGAGCGGAAGAAGTACGGCAAGCACAAGGCCCGCCGCGCGCCCCAGTACTCCAAGCGTTAA
- a CDS encoding long-chain-fatty-acid--CoA ligase: MDQVREKPWLAHYDPGVPPEIQVPDIPLWRFLEESARRFPQNVALEFLGKTLSYQELWSLARRFAQGLKDLGVRPGDRVALMLPNTPQFVVAFYGTLLAGGVGVNVNPLYTPRELRHQLSDAGAETLVILDHLLPRYLEVEKEVPVKRVVVTGIKDFLPFPKNLLYPLKAKREGLPLGFPKREGFHAFAELLKRPPAEPHLPDPEDLALLQYTGGTTGLSKGAMLTHRNLVANVLQIDAWDPTSRELLGKGVMLGALPFFHVYGMTVAMNYGLFSGYKIVLLPRPEIKAIVEAIEKHRVTHFPGVPTLYVAFNNFPGIEGRNVKSIRICLSGAAPLPVEVAKRFEEITGARLIEGYGLSEASPVTHSNPVLGLIKKGSIGMPLPSVEAKVVDEEGKELPPGEVGELAIKGPNVMKGYWNRPEETQKALKDGWLLTGDLAKMDQDGYFYIVDRKKDMIIAGGYNIYPREVEEVLYQHPAVQEAAVVGVPDPYRGETVAAFLVLKPEYRGKVTEKDIEAFCRQNLAAYKVPRIVQFRESLPKSSVGKILRRELREEFAKKQG, from the coding sequence ATGGACCAGGTGCGCGAGAAGCCGTGGCTAGCCCACTACGACCCCGGTGTTCCGCCGGAGATCCAGGTCCCCGACATTCCCCTCTGGCGGTTCCTGGAAGAAAGCGCCCGCCGCTTCCCCCAAAACGTCGCCCTGGAGTTTCTGGGGAAGACCCTCAGCTATCAAGAGCTATGGAGCCTCGCCCGCCGCTTCGCCCAGGGGCTTAAGGACCTGGGGGTGCGGCCCGGGGACCGGGTGGCCCTCATGCTCCCCAACACCCCCCAGTTCGTCGTCGCCTTCTACGGCACCCTCCTCGCCGGGGGCGTGGGGGTGAACGTGAACCCCCTCTACACCCCGAGGGAACTCCGCCACCAGCTTTCGGACGCGGGGGCGGAGACCCTGGTGATCCTGGACCACCTCCTCCCCCGCTACCTAGAGGTGGAAAAGGAGGTCCCGGTGAAGCGGGTGGTGGTCACGGGGATCAAGGACTTCCTCCCCTTCCCCAAAAACCTCCTCTACCCCCTGAAGGCCAAGCGGGAGGGCCTCCCCCTGGGCTTCCCCAAGCGGGAGGGCTTCCACGCCTTCGCCGAGCTCCTGAAGCGTCCCCCCGCCGAGCCCCACCTCCCCGACCCCGAGGACCTCGCCCTCCTCCAGTACACCGGGGGCACCACGGGCCTTTCCAAGGGGGCCATGCTCACCCACAGGAACCTCGTGGCCAACGTCCTCCAGATAGATGCCTGGGACCCCACCTCCCGGGAGCTTCTGGGCAAGGGGGTGATGCTCGGGGCCCTGCCCTTCTTCCACGTCTACGGGATGACCGTGGCCATGAACTACGGCCTCTTCTCCGGGTACAAGATCGTCCTCCTCCCGAGGCCCGAGATCAAGGCCATCGTGGAGGCCATTGAAAAACACCGGGTCACCCACTTCCCCGGTGTGCCCACCCTCTACGTGGCCTTCAACAACTTCCCCGGCATAGAGGGGCGGAACGTCAAGAGCATCCGCATCTGCCTCTCGGGAGCCGCCCCCCTGCCCGTGGAGGTGGCCAAGCGGTTTGAGGAGATCACCGGGGCGAGGCTCATTGAGGGCTACGGCCTCTCCGAGGCGAGCCCCGTGACCCACTCCAACCCCGTCCTCGGCCTCATCAAGAAGGGCTCCATCGGCATGCCCCTGCCCAGCGTGGAGGCCAAGGTGGTGGACGAGGAGGGCAAGGAACTCCCCCCAGGCGAGGTGGGCGAACTCGCCATAAAAGGCCCCAACGTCATGAAAGGCTACTGGAACCGCCCCGAGGAGACGCAAAAGGCCCTCAAAGACGGCTGGCTCCTCACCGGCGACCTCGCCAAAATGGACCAAGACGGCTACTTCTACATCGTAGACCGCAAAAAAGACATGATCATCGCCGGCGGCTACAACATCTACCCCCGCGAAGTAGAAGAAGTCCTCTACCAGCACCCCGCCGTCCAGGAAGCCGCCGTGGTGGGCGTCCCAGACCCCTACCGCGGGGAGACCGTGGCCGCCTTCCTCGTCCTCAAACCCGAGTACCGGGGCAAGGTCACGGAAAAGGACATAGAGGCCTTCTGCCGCCAAAACCTCGCCGCCTACAAGGTCCCCCGCATCGTCCAATTCCGCGAAAGCCTCCCCAAGTCCAGCGTGGGGAAGATCCTGAGGAGGGAGCTTAGGGAGGAGTTCGCCAAAAAGCAGGGCTAG
- a CDS encoding phosphoribosyltransferase: MRFRDRRHAGALLAEALAPLGLEAPVVLGLPRGGVMVADEVARRLGGELDVVLVRKVGAPGNPEFALGAVGEGGELVLMPYALRYADQSYLEREAARQRDVLRKRAERYRRVRPRVALKGRDVVLVDDGVATGASMEAALSVVLQEGPRRVVVAVPVASPEAVERLKARAEVVALSVPQDFAAVGAYYLDFGEVTDEDVEAILLEWAG, from the coding sequence ATGCGCTTCCGCGACCGCAGGCACGCCGGGGCGCTCCTCGCCGAGGCCTTGGCGCCCTTGGGCCTCGAGGCGCCCGTGGTCCTGGGCCTGCCCCGGGGCGGGGTGATGGTGGCCGACGAGGTGGCGAGGCGCCTGGGCGGGGAGCTGGACGTGGTCCTGGTGCGCAAGGTGGGCGCCCCGGGAAACCCGGAGTTCGCCCTGGGGGCCGTGGGGGAGGGAGGGGAGCTCGTCCTCATGCCCTACGCCCTGCGGTACGCCGACCAAAGCTACCTGGAGCGGGAGGCCGCTCGGCAGCGGGATGTCCTCCGCAAGCGGGCGGAGCGTTACCGGAGGGTGCGGCCCAGGGTGGCCCTCAAGGGTCGGGACGTGGTGCTGGTGGACGACGGGGTGGCCACGGGGGCGAGCATGGAGGCGGCCCTCTCCGTGGTGCTCCAGGAGGGACCGAGGCGGGTCGTGGTGGCCGTGCCCGTGGCGAGCCCGGAGGCGGTGGAACGGCTTAAGGCCCGGGCGGAGGTGGTGGCCCTTTCCGTCCCCCAGGACTTTGCCGCCGTGGGGGCCTACTACCTAGACTTCGGCGAGGTGACCGACGAGGACGTGGAGGCCATCCTGCTAGAATGGGCGGGATGA
- a CDS encoding cupin domain-containing protein: MGGMKPVVRQAASVEARPVERGEKAFIQVLIGPEDGAPHFILRKFTLLPGGRIPKHRHPTLEHEQYVLSGRMKVTLGDEVREVAAGQAVFIPAGTPHAYVNEGEEPVEFLCIIPKTSGYATEWLEG; encoded by the coding sequence ATGGGCGGGATGAAGCCCGTGGTGAGGCAGGCGGCAAGCGTGGAGGCCCGCCCCGTGGAGCGCGGGGAAAAGGCCTTCATCCAGGTGCTCATCGGTCCGGAGGACGGGGCCCCCCACTTCATCCTCCGCAAGTTCACCCTCCTGCCCGGGGGGCGCATCCCCAAGCACCGCCACCCCACCCTGGAGCACGAGCAGTACGTCCTCTCCGGGCGGATGAAGGTGACCTTGGGGGACGAGGTGCGGGAGGTGGCGGCGGGGCAGGCGGTCTTCATCCCCGCCGGCACCCCCCACGCCTACGTGAATGAGGGGGAGGAGCCGGTGGAGTTCCTCTGCATCATCCCCAAGACGAGCGGCTACGCCACGGAGTGGCTGGAGGGGTAG
- a CDS encoding ABC transporter permease, producing the protein MRREGSPWTGLWAVFFKEMADHLTGLRMRILEALILLSALGALYTGSQALRQTVGEDPFLYLKLLTTAQDPLPSFVGFLSFFIPLAAIALAFDAVNGEYARGTLSRVLSQPIYRDALLFGKFLAGLGTLALLLFALFLMVVGLGLLRLGVPPGSEEVGRAFFFLLATLGYAGVWLALGLLFSVLFRQPATAALAALGVWLFFAVFYPILTDLAASALLLRADPFDPESQLRQAQLALWISRLSPNTLYAEALTALLNPEVRSLGPILITQLEGAVLGTPLPLSQSVLLVWPQITGLLALTLLLFTGAYVAFQRQEVRA; encoded by the coding sequence ATGCGGCGTGAAGGCTCGCCTTGGACCGGGCTATGGGCCGTCTTCTTCAAGGAGATGGCCGACCACCTCACCGGCCTCAGGATGCGGATCCTGGAGGCCCTCATCCTCCTCTCCGCCCTGGGGGCCCTCTACACGGGAAGCCAGGCCCTGCGCCAGACGGTGGGGGAGGACCCCTTCCTCTACCTCAAGCTCCTCACCACGGCCCAAGACCCCCTGCCCTCCTTCGTGGGCTTCCTCTCCTTCTTCATCCCCTTGGCCGCCATCGCCTTGGCCTTTGACGCGGTAAACGGGGAGTACGCCCGGGGGACGCTCTCCCGGGTCCTCTCCCAGCCCATCTACCGGGACGCCCTTCTCTTCGGCAAGTTCCTGGCGGGCCTCGGCACCCTGGCCCTCCTCCTCTTCGCCCTCTTCCTCATGGTGGTGGGCCTGGGCCTCCTCAGGCTCGGGGTGCCGCCGGGAAGCGAGGAGGTGGGGCGGGCCTTCTTCTTCCTCCTCGCCACCTTGGGCTACGCCGGGGTCTGGCTCGCCCTGGGCCTCCTCTTCTCCGTCCTCTTCCGCCAGCCCGCCACCGCCGCCTTGGCCGCCTTAGGGGTCTGGCTCTTCTTCGCCGTCTTCTACCCCATCCTCACCGACCTCGCGGCCAGCGCCCTCCTCCTCCGGGCCGACCCCTTTGACCCGGAAAGCCAGCTCAGGCAGGCCCAGCTCGCCCTCTGGATCTCCCGCCTCTCCCCCAACACCCTCTACGCCGAGGCCCTCACCGCCCTCCTCAACCCAGAGGTCCGCTCCTTGGGCCCCATCCTCATCACGCAGCTGGAGGGCGCCGTCTTGGGCACACCCCTTCCCCTCTCCCAGAGCGTCCTTCTGGTCTGGCCCCAGATCACGGGGCTCCTCGCCCTCACCCTCCTCCTCTTCACCGGGGCCTACGTGGCCTTCCAGCGGCAGGAGGTACGGGCGTGA
- a CDS encoding ABC transporter ATP-binding protein: MTVIQTHGLTKRYGRVVAVEDLNLSVREGEVYGLLGPNGSGKTTTILMLLGLTEPTSGEARVLGFDPMREPLKVKSRVGYLPDQVGFYGELSAWENLRYTTRLLGLPDKEAEARIEEVLKRMGLWEVRDRKVAAFSRGMRQRLGLAEVLLKRPKVAILDEPTLGLDPEAAREFLNLIKGLKAEGITVLLSSHLLHQVQEVCDRVGLFHKGRLALEGTVAELAHRVLGGQYEILLEGAPGLEGALEGVEGVSRVEAEGGRYRVLATRDLRPELARLAVERGPLYALSLRQPSLDEIYAHYFKEVAHAA, encoded by the coding sequence ATGACGGTCATCCAGACCCATGGCCTCACCAAGCGGTACGGCCGGGTGGTGGCCGTGGAGGACCTGAACCTCTCGGTGCGGGAAGGGGAGGTCTACGGCCTCCTGGGCCCCAACGGCTCCGGCAAGACCACCACCATCCTCATGCTCCTCGGGCTCACCGAGCCCACCTCGGGGGAGGCCCGGGTCCTGGGGTTTGACCCCATGCGGGAGCCCCTCAAGGTCAAGTCCCGGGTGGGCTACCTGCCCGACCAGGTGGGGTTCTACGGGGAGCTTTCCGCCTGGGAGAACCTGCGCTACACCACGAGGCTCCTCGGCCTTCCCGACAAAGAGGCGGAGGCCCGGATTGAGGAGGTCCTGAAGCGCATGGGGCTCTGGGAGGTCAGGGACCGGAAGGTCGCCGCCTTCAGCCGGGGAATGCGCCAGCGCCTGGGCCTCGCCGAGGTCCTCCTCAAAAGGCCCAAGGTGGCCATCCTGGACGAGCCCACCCTGGGCCTGGACCCCGAGGCCGCCCGGGAGTTCCTGAACCTCATCAAGGGCCTCAAGGCGGAAGGGATCACCGTCCTCCTCTCCAGCCACCTGCTCCACCAAGTGCAGGAGGTCTGCGACCGGGTGGGCCTCTTCCACAAGGGGCGGCTCGCCCTCGAGGGCACGGTGGCCGAGCTCGCCCACCGGGTCCTGGGGGGACAGTACGAGATCCTCCTGGAGGGCGCCCCCGGCCTGGAGGGGGCCCTCGAGGGCGTGGAGGGCGTGAGCCGGGTGGAGGCCGAAGGAGGCCGCTACCGGGTCCTCGCCACCCGGGACCTCCGCCCCGAGCTCGCCCGGTTGGCGGTGGAACGGGGCCCCCTCTACGCCCTGAGCCTGCGCCAGCCCAGCCTGGACGAGATCTACGCCCACTACTTCAAGGAGGTGGCCCATGCGGCGTGA
- a CDS encoding NEW3 domain-containing protein, whose protein sequence is MMRNVLALLAVLWSLALAQQYRGLALGTAYPEIGVQPGESVSLTLTLKSYGLPPGVVRLSVPEVPAGWQAVLTGGGRLVRAVYLNPDQEVSLTLRLQPPKEVKEGAYRFLVRAEGLGQTASLPITLMVGQGLPKRLSLEAELPILKGPPTSSFRYRVTLRNESDQDLLVSLEYQAPQGFQVTFTPAFSSQQVTSLPVKAGESRDLDAEVSLPKDTPAGAYGVTLRAVAGDARADLALTLEVTGRPEVRLSTKEGRLSGSVTAGRENAVKLVVKNEGSAPAKNLSFSAFEPSGWEVQFEPEKLEVLEPGKEEEVTARIKPSPKAVAGDYMVTLRVSGDEGVSESLDYRATVVTSTLWGLVGVALVAVAVLVLGFAVNRFGRR, encoded by the coding sequence ATGATGCGGAACGTTTTGGCCCTTCTCGCGGTGCTTTGGAGCCTCGCGCTGGCGCAGCAGTACCGGGGTCTGGCCCTGGGCACCGCCTACCCCGAGATCGGGGTCCAGCCCGGGGAGAGCGTGAGCCTCACCCTCACCCTGAAAAGCTACGGCCTCCCTCCCGGGGTGGTGCGCCTCTCCGTGCCCGAGGTCCCGGCGGGGTGGCAGGCGGTGCTCACCGGGGGCGGCCGCCTGGTGCGGGCCGTCTACTTGAACCCCGACCAGGAAGTAAGCCTCACCCTCCGCCTCCAGCCCCCCAAGGAGGTCAAGGAGGGCGCTTACCGCTTCCTCGTCCGCGCCGAGGGCCTCGGCCAGACGGCGAGCCTGCCCATCACCCTCATGGTGGGGCAGGGGCTCCCCAAACGGCTTTCCCTCGAGGCGGAGCTCCCTATCCTCAAAGGCCCCCCCACGAGCTCCTTCCGCTACCGGGTGACCCTTAGGAACGAGTCCGACCAGGATCTCCTGGTTTCCCTGGAGTACCAGGCGCCCCAGGGCTTCCAGGTGACCTTCACCCCCGCCTTCTCCAGCCAGCAGGTGACGAGCCTCCCCGTCAAGGCCGGGGAGAGCCGGGACCTGGACGCGGAGGTCTCCCTGCCCAAGGATACGCCCGCCGGGGCCTACGGGGTGACCCTCCGGGCGGTGGCGGGGGACGCCCGGGCGGATTTGGCCCTGACCCTCGAGGTCACCGGCCGCCCCGAGGTGCGCCTCAGCACCAAGGAGGGGCGGCTTTCCGGCTCGGTCACCGCCGGGCGGGAAAACGCCGTGAAGCTCGTGGTGAAAAACGAGGGGAGCGCCCCCGCCAAGAACCTCTCCTTCAGCGCCTTTGAACCCTCGGGCTGGGAGGTGCAGTTTGAGCCGGAGAAGCTGGAGGTCCTGGAGCCGGGGAAGGAGGAGGAGGTCACCGCCCGCATCAAGCCCTCCCCCAAGGCGGTGGCGGGGGACTACATGGTGACCCTCAGGGTCTCCGGGGACGAAGGGGTGAGCGAGAGCCTGGACTACCGGGCCACCGTGGTCACCTCCACCCTCTGGGGCCTCGTGGGCGTGGCCCTCGTGGCGGTGGCCGTCCTCGTCCTGGGCTTCGCCGTGAACCGCTTCGGCCGGAGGTAG
- the speD gene encoding adenosylmethionine decarboxylase: MELFGFGPHLMVDGYEANPDRLRDAELIRRVLNELPEEMEMTKVLPPFVYSYGPGGEDGVTGVVLIAESHIAIHTFPKKRFLSVDIFSCKAFDMAKALKKLAEVFEIRRYETYMINRGKEFPKDPELARQIVLGEREYLEARVG, from the coding sequence GTGGAACTCTTTGGCTTCGGTCCTCACCTGATGGTGGACGGCTACGAGGCGAACCCCGATCGCCTGCGGGACGCGGAGCTCATCCGCCGGGTTCTCAACGAGCTTCCTGAGGAGATGGAGATGACCAAGGTCCTTCCCCCCTTCGTCTACAGCTACGGGCCCGGGGGCGAGGACGGGGTCACCGGCGTGGTCCTCATCGCCGAAAGCCACATCGCCATCCACACCTTCCCCAAGAAGCGCTTCCTTTCCGTGGACATCTTCTCCTGCAAGGCCTTTGACATGGCGAAGGCCCTGAAGAAGCTCGCCGAGGTCTTTGAGATCCGGCGCTACGAGACCTACATGATCAACCGGGGCAAGGAGTTCCCCAAGGACCCCGAGCTCGCCCGCCAGATCGTCCTGGGCGAGCGGGAGTACCTGGAAGCCCGGGTGGGCTGA
- the sdhC gene encoding succinate dehydrogenase, cytochrome b556 subunit gives MYRGSEGQWAFYLHRISGIGILVFLVLHVLNIASAMWGPEVSNAFMKFYHQPVFQVGLLFLIAGVLYHGFNGLRIILMDFTSWGVRYQRQLWYGVWVLFVVFYLPFLIKIGGGILGGGHGD, from the coding sequence ATGTACAGGGGAAGCGAAGGGCAGTGGGCGTTCTACCTGCACCGCATCTCGGGGATCGGGATCCTGGTCTTCCTCGTCCTTCACGTCCTCAACATCGCCAGCGCCATGTGGGGGCCGGAGGTGTCCAACGCCTTCATGAAGTTCTACCACCAGCCCGTGTTTCAGGTGGGGCTTCTTTTCCTCATCGCCGGGGTGCTCTACCACGGGTTTAATGGCCTCCGCATCATCCTCATGGACTTCACCTCCTGGGGGGTGCGCTACCAGCGGCAGCTCTGGTACGGGGTCTGGGTCCTTTTCGTGGTCTTCTACCTGCCCTTTTTGATCAAGATCGGGGGCGGGATTCTGGGAGGCGGCCATGGCGATTAA
- a CDS encoding succinate dehydrogenase hydrophobic membrane anchor subunit translates to MAIKSRRYEEAKLEASTNLELYWWVFMRVSGVVLVFLLIGHMWMNAILVDLNSIDYDYVAKRLSQTTWKVYDWLILALALLHGGNGLRYVLDDWVRDPMKRFWTKVVVYSLLAFLFFLGSLSLFNHDFGVN, encoded by the coding sequence ATGGCGATTAAGTCCCGGCGCTACGAGGAGGCCAAGCTGGAGGCCAGCACCAACCTGGAGCTCTACTGGTGGGTTTTCATGCGCGTCTCCGGGGTGGTGCTCGTCTTCTTGCTCATCGGCCACATGTGGATGAACGCCATTCTCGTGGACCTCAACTCCATTGACTACGACTACGTGGCCAAGAGACTTTCCCAAACCACCTGGAAGGTCTACGACTGGCTGATCCTGGCCCTGGCCCTCCTCCACGGGGGGAACGGGCTGCGCTACGTGCTGGACGACTGGGTGCGGGATCCCATGAAGCGCTTCTGGACCAAGGTGGTGGTCTACAGCCTGCTGGCTTTCCTCTTCTTCCTGGGGAGCCTTTCCCTCTTTAACCACGACTTCGGGGTGAACTAG